The sequence below is a genomic window from Sorangiineae bacterium MSr12523.
AACCTGGTCAGCTTTCCAGGCCGACGGAAGCGATGCCTACACCGCACCGTCACTCGCGACCGAGGGCTTCATCCACTGCTCCTACCGCGATGCCGTGGCCGAAAGCGCGAAGCTCTACTTTCCCAAGGACGCGTCGCTCGTGGTCCTACGCATCGACCCGCGCGCGTTGACGGCCCCCGTCGTCGTCGCCAACACACCGCGCGGACCGATGCCGCACGTCCACGGCGCGATCCCTCGCGCCGCGGTGCGTGCGGTCTCTTCGCTCGCGGACTTCGCCCGCGAGCCCGACTCGATTACTTGACTGCCTGACTACTTGACCCGGCCTTCCTTCCACGCCTGCAACAGCTGCTCGTACGGAACGGTCTCGCCCTTCGGCTTCTCGTTCGCAAGCTTGCCCTTGGGCGCGCCCGGCTGATCGAACCAGTACTTCGGATCCTTCTTCTCGTTCAACTTGGGCGGGCAGTTCTTCATCCCGGCCTTCTCGAGCCGCGCCATCGTGTCGTCCATCTGCTCGGCGAGCGTGTCCATCGCGGCTTGCGGCGTCTTCTCGCCGGTGACCGCGCTGCTCACGTTCGGCCACCAAAGCTGCGCGAGCTTCGGATAGTCCGGCACGTTGGTGCCCGTCGGCGTCCACGCCACGCGCGCCGGACTGCGATAAAACTCGACGAGACCGCCGAGCTTGGGCGCAATCTTGGTGACCGCCTCGGACTTCAAGTCGGAGTCACGGATGGGCGTAAGGCCGGTGAGGAACTTCTTCAGCGACGTGGTCTTCGCCACCGTGAACTGCGCGTAGAGCCACGCGGCCTTGCGGCGCTCGAGCGGTGCGTTCTTGAGCATCGTCCACGAGCCCGCGTCCTGGTAGCCGAGCTTCGTGCCCTCTTCCCAGTACGGGCCGTGCGGCGAAGGAGCCATGCGCCACTTGGGCGTGCCATCTTCGTTCACGACCGGGAGCCCCTGCTTGGTGAGCGGCGCGGTAAAGGCCGTGTACCAGAAGATCTGCTGCGCGACGTTGCCCTGCCCGGGGACCGGACCGGCCTCCGAGAAGGTCATGCCCGCAGCTTCCGGCGGCGCGTACTTCTTGAGCCAATCGATGTACTTCGTGAGCGCGTACACCGCCGCGGGGCCGTTCGCCTCACCACCGCGCGCGACGCTCGATCCCGCCGGGTTGCATCCTTCGACGCGGATACCCCACTCGTCGACGGGCTTGCCGTTGGGGATGCCCTTGTCGCCGACACCGGCCATGGAGAGCCATGCGTCGGTGAAGCGCCAGCCGAGCGACGGGTCTTTCTTCCCGTAGTCCATGTGGCCGTAGACCTTCACGCCGTCGATGGTCTTCACGTCGTTGGTGAAGAAGTCGGCGATATCCTCGTAGGCGGACCAGTTCACCGGCACGCCCAGTTCGTAGCCGTACTTGGCCTTGAACTTCGCCTTCAACTCCGGCTTGCTGAACCAGTCGTAACGGAACCAATACAGGTTCGCGAATTGCTGATCGGGCAGCTGGTAAAGCTTGCCGTCGGGGCCCGTGCCGAAGCTCTTTCCGATGAAGTCGTCGATGTCGAGCGTGGGCAGGGTCACGTCTTTGCCCTCGCCGCTCATGAAGTCGGACAGCGGAACGGCGACGCCGTAGCGCATGTGCGTTCCAATGAGATCGCTGTCGTTGACGTACATGTCGTAAATCGCACGGCCCGACTGCATCTCGGTCTGCAGCTTCTCGATGACGTCACCCTCTTGGATGATGTCGTGCTTGACCTTGATGCCGGTGATCTCCTCGAAGGCTTTGGCCAGCGTCTTCGATTCGTAGACGTGCGTGTCGATGGTCTCGGACACCACGTTGATGGTCATGCCCTTCTCGCGGAAGGGTTTGGCCGCATCGCGGAACCACTTCATTTCCTCGAGCTGCTTTTCGCGCGAAAGGGTGCTCGGCTGGAACTCCGAGTCGACCCATTTCTCCGCGGCCTTGTCCAGCGCCGAGAGATCGGTCTGCGTGGCCGCAACGGGGGCCTCTTTCTTACTACACCCGGCTGCGGTGACGGCCACCGTCCCGAGCCCGAAATAGACCGCATATCGCGTTAGGAAGTTCATGGTTATCCTCGATTAGCCCCATCTTCCGATGGCGAGCATGTACAGAAGTGAGATACCGGTCGCAATCCACGGTGACGCGACTGTAAGAGCAATCCAAATCAAGTGGATGAATGCACTGCCAAGTAAGCCGATGAAGAGACGATCCCCGCGCGTCGTCGGCATCGGCAGAAAGCCTCGCCTTTCCACCGGCGGGGAGACGATTCCCCATACCGTAAAGCCCGCAATGAGCAAGGCGATCACGATGAAAAAGATGGCGGTGGGCGCCGTCCACACCATCCATCCCAGAGCCGAATCGGAAGCTTGCGGCATGGTCACACCCGCCCGAGGGCGAAGCCCTTCGCAATGTAGTTGCGGACGAATCCAATGACGATGGCGCCCGGAATCAAGGTGAGCACACCGGCGGCGGCGAGAACGCCCCAATCCATACCGGCGGCGCTCACGGTGCGGGTCATCGTGGCGGCGATGGGTTTCGCATCCACCGACGTGAGCGTTCGCGCGAGGAGCAATTCGACCCAGCTGAACATGAAGCAGAAAAACGCGGTGACGCCGACGCCCGCCCGCACCAGCGGCAGGAAGATGCGCACGAAGAAGCGCGCGAAACTGTAGCCATCGAGGTACGCCGTTTCGTCGATTTCACGCGGGATGCCCGACATGAATCCCTCGAGGATCCACACGGCCAACGGAACGGTGAAAAGCGTGTGCGAAAGGGCCACGGCCCAGGGCGTGTCGAAGAGCCCAATGCTCGAATAGAGCTGGAAGAACGGCAGGAGGAAGACCGCGGGCGGCGACATGCGGTTCGTGAGCAGCCAGAAGAACAGGTGCTTGTCGCCGAGGAAGCGGTAACGCGAAAACGCGTACGCCGCCGGCAATGCCACCAACACGGAGAGGACGGTGTTGATGGTCACGTAGCTGATCGAATTGAGGTAACTCTGACTCCAGCTCGGATCGGTGAAGATGATCGAGTAGTTGTCCAGCGTCGGCGACTGCGGGAAAAAGGTGAACTTGCCCAGGATCTCTTCGTTCGTTTTGAACGACATGCACACGAGCCAGTAAATCGGCACGAAGCTCGCGAAGAGGTAGAGCGGCGCGAGAAAACGGGAGCCCTTCATTTGCCGGCCTCGCCCTTGGAATTCATCGCCGTGTAGAAGATGTAACTGAAAAGCAGAATCACGAGAAAGTACACCAAAGAGAACGCGGCCGCCGGCCCGAGGTCGAAGCGCCCCACGGCGATGGTGGCCAGGTATTGGCTCAAGAACGTCGTCGAGTTGCCCGGGCCCCCGCCAGTGAGCACGAACGGCTCCGTGTAGATGGTGAAGCTATCCATGAACCGCAGGAGCACGGCGATGGTCAAGACGCCGCTCAACTTGGGCAGCTCGATGTAGCGGAAGATGGCCCAGCGTGACGCGCCATCGATCTTGGCAGCCTGATAAAATGCATCCGGAACGGCGCGCAATCCGGCATACGCCAGGAGCGCGACCAGTGGCGTCCAGTGCCACACGTCCATCACGACCACGGTGAGCCACGCGTGCACGGCGTTCGCCGTGTAGTTGTAATCGATGCCCATCGCATGGAGGGCCACGCCCCCGAGCCCGATGTCGCCGCGGCCGAAGACCTGCCAGATGGTGCCGACGACGTTCCACGGAATCAGCAGCGGCAGCGACACCAAGACGAGGCTCAGCGACGAACGCCACCCTTCGCGCGGGAGAACCAGCGCGAGACCCACGCCCAGCGGCAACTCGACGGCCAAAATCGAAAGCGAGAAGACGATTTGGCGCAAAAGCGCCCCGTGCAACTCCGGATCGTGCAGCACCTTTTGGAACCAATCGGTGCCCACGAAGATGCGCTGCTCGGGACCGAGGATGTCCTGCACGGAGTAATTCACCACCGTCATCAACGGGATGACCGCGCTGAAGGCCACGATCGCCACGACGGGCGTGACGAGGAACCATGCGCGATGGTTGATCGGCTTATCCATGGCTAGCCACCCCGCGTTCCTCGCTTGAAACGGCCTGGCCGTCGGCATAGAGCATCGCGCGCGACGCCGGCAACTCGAGCCACAGCGTCTCGCCCGCCGTGACCTTCGATCCCTCGGGCAACTTCACCTTGAGCTCCTGTTCGCCCTCCCCTGCTGAATACGAGGCGGACGCAATGACGTGCGTGCCCAGTTCCTCCACGTGGCCCACCGTGGTTCGAATGGCCCCGCGGGCCTCCGGCTCCGCACGCCGCAGAAACTCGGGCCGCACGCCCAACACGATGGGGCCTTTCGCGGCTCGCGCCTTGGCGCACACGTTCGCATCGAGCGGCACGCGGTGGGTGCCCACCACCGCCGCATCGTCCTCGACGGTGCACGGCAGGAAATTCATCCCGGGGCTTCCGATGAAGTGCCCCACGAAGGTGTGCGCCGGCCGCTCGAACAGATCTTCCGGCGTGCCTTGCTGCACCACACTGCCCACGTTCATCACCACCACGCGATCGGCCAGGGTCAAGGCCTCGACTTGGTCGTGCGTGACGTACACCAGGGTCACCGGTGTCGCCTGATGAATCTGTTTCAGCTTGCGCCGCAAATGCCACTTCGCATGCGGGTCGATGACCGTGAGCGGCTCGTCGAACAGAATCGCCGCCACGTCCTTGCGCACCAAACCGCGCCCCAGGGAAATCTTCTGCAGCTCGTCGGCCGACAATCCGCGCGCACGCCGCCCGAGCTGGTGGGACATTTCCAGCAAGTCGCCAATCTGCTCGACCCGCTGGCGAATCTCCTTCTCCGGTACCCGCCGATTCCGCAATGGGAACGCCAGGTTATCGAACACCGTCATCGTGTCGTACACCACGGGGAACTGAAACACCTGCGCGATGTTCCGCTCCTCCGGCGGCGCGTGCGTCACGTCCTTGCCGTCGATCAACACAGAGCCGACCGTCGGACGCAGAAGGCCTGAAATGATGTTCAACAACGTTGTCTTGCCGCACCCGGAAGGGCCGAGCAGCGCGTAGGCGCCGCCATCTTCCCACACCATTTCGAGCGGTTTGAGCGCGGGGGCTCCCCCGGCATAAGTATGCGAAATACCGCGAAGCTCGATGCGTGCCATGCTCAGTCCTTCGGGGCCGTCATGGCTGTCCTGGGGGCAGCGGCGGCCAAGCGTCCATTTTTCTCGAACGCGAAGAGTCGCCCAGCGTCGAGGTACAAATCGATCTTCGTGCCGGGCGCGACGCGAATCACGCCTTCCACTTGCGCGGTGAGCGTCGTCTTGCCGTGGGTGGCGTGCACGAGCGTCTCCGAGCCACTCGTCTCCGCAATTTCCACGTGCGCCGGTACGCGAATGTCGCTCTCCGCCCCTTGGGTAAGCCGCACGTGGTTCGCGCGAATGCCCAATCGGTACGTGCTCGCGGGCAGCTCCTTCAAATGCGCGGGCAGCGGAAATTGCACGTCGTCGGCAAAACGAATTTGCTTCTGCGCGCCATCGGTCACGTCCGCCGGCAGCACGTTCATCTGCGGATCGCTGAAGACTTCCCCCACCCGCTCCGTCGCCGGCGCGTGGTACACGTCGAGCGTCGCCCCACGCTGGATGACTTGGCCCTCGTCGATCACGACGATGTTGCCGCCGAGCAAAAGAGCCTCCACGGGATCGGCCGTCGCATACACGACCACCGCATCGTGCCGGCCTTGAAAGAGCCGCCGAATCTCCACCCGCATTTCCTCGCGCAGCTTGTAATCGAGGTTGGCGAGCGGCTCGTCGAGCAGGAGGAGATCCGCATCCTTCGCGAGCGCACGCGCCATGGCGGTGCGCTGTTGCTGACCGCCACTGAGCTCGGCAGGCAGGCGTTGAAGCAGGGCATCGAGCCGCAGCTTCTTGGCCGTCTCGCGCACCTTACGGTCGATCTCCTCCTGAGAAACGGTCTTTCTCAGCCGGAGTGGCGACGCGATGTTCTCGTAAACGGTTAGCGACGGGTAATTGACGAATTGCTGGTAGACCATCGCGACATTGCGCTGACCGGCCGCGCGCCGCGTTACGTCCATTCCATCTTGTTTCACTGTGCCCGTCGTCGGCCGATCCAAACCCGCAAGTAAGCGCAAAAGCGAGGTTTTA
It includes:
- a CDS encoding DUF952 domain-containing protein, translating into MRWLFHIATSATWSAFQADGSDAYTAPSLATEGFIHCSYRDAVAESAKLYFPKDASLVVLRIDPRALTAPVVVANTPRGPMPHVHGAIPRAAVRAVSSLADFAREPDSIT
- a CDS encoding ABC transporter substrate-binding protein gives rise to the protein MNFLTRYAVYFGLGTVAVTAAGCSKKEAPVAATQTDLSALDKAAEKWVDSEFQPSTLSREKQLEEMKWFRDAAKPFREKGMTINVVSETIDTHVYESKTLAKAFEEITGIKVKHDIIQEGDVIEKLQTEMQSGRAIYDMYVNDSDLIGTHMRYGVAVPLSDFMSGEGKDVTLPTLDIDDFIGKSFGTGPDGKLYQLPDQQFANLYWFRYDWFSKPELKAKFKAKYGYELGVPVNWSAYEDIADFFTNDVKTIDGVKVYGHMDYGKKDPSLGWRFTDAWLSMAGVGDKGIPNGKPVDEWGIRVEGCNPAGSSVARGGEANGPAAVYALTKYIDWLKKYAPPEAAGMTFSEAGPVPGQGNVAQQIFWYTAFTAPLTKQGLPVVNEDGTPKWRMAPSPHGPYWEEGTKLGYQDAGSWTMLKNAPLERRKAAWLYAQFTVAKTTSLKKFLTGLTPIRDSDLKSEAVTKIAPKLGGLVEFYRSPARVAWTPTGTNVPDYPKLAQLWWPNVSSAVTGEKTPQAAMDTLAEQMDDTMARLEKAGMKNCPPKLNEKKDPKYWFDQPGAPKGKLANEKPKGETVPYEQLLQAWKEGRVK
- a CDS encoding DUF2160 domain-containing protein, yielding MPQASDSALGWMVWTAPTAIFFIVIALLIAGFTVWGIVSPPVERRGFLPMPTTRGDRLFIGLLGSAFIHLIWIALTVASPWIATGISLLYMLAIGRWG
- a CDS encoding carbohydrate ABC transporter permease, whose translation is MKGSRFLAPLYLFASFVPIYWLVCMSFKTNEEILGKFTFFPQSPTLDNYSIIFTDPSWSQSYLNSISYVTINTVLSVLVALPAAYAFSRYRFLGDKHLFFWLLTNRMSPPAVFLLPFFQLYSSIGLFDTPWAVALSHTLFTVPLAVWILEGFMSGIPREIDETAYLDGYSFARFFVRIFLPLVRAGVGVTAFFCFMFSWVELLLARTLTSVDAKPIAATMTRTVSAAGMDWGVLAAAGVLTLIPGAIVIGFVRNYIAKGFALGRV
- a CDS encoding sugar ABC transporter permease; its protein translation is MDKPINHRAWFLVTPVVAIVAFSAVIPLMTVVNYSVQDILGPEQRIFVGTDWFQKVLHDPELHGALLRQIVFSLSILAVELPLGVGLALVLPREGWRSSLSLVLVSLPLLIPWNVVGTIWQVFGRGDIGLGGVALHAMGIDYNYTANAVHAWLTVVVMDVWHWTPLVALLAYAGLRAVPDAFYQAAKIDGASRWAIFRYIELPKLSGVLTIAVLLRFMDSFTIYTEPFVLTGGGPGNSTTFLSQYLATIAVGRFDLGPAAAFSLVYFLVILLFSYIFYTAMNSKGEAGK
- a CDS encoding ABC transporter ATP-binding protein, which translates into the protein MARIELRGISHTYAGGAPALKPLEMVWEDGGAYALLGPSGCGKTTLLNIISGLLRPTVGSVLIDGKDVTHAPPEERNIAQVFQFPVVYDTMTVFDNLAFPLRNRRVPEKEIRQRVEQIGDLLEMSHQLGRRARGLSADELQKISLGRGLVRKDVAAILFDEPLTVIDPHAKWHLRRKLKQIHQATPVTLVYVTHDQVEALTLADRVVVMNVGSVVQQGTPEDLFERPAHTFVGHFIGSPGMNFLPCTVEDDAAVVGTHRVPLDANVCAKARAAKGPIVLGVRPEFLRRAEPEARGAIRTTVGHVEELGTHVIASASYSAGEGEQELKVKLPEGSKVTAGETLWLELPASRAMLYADGQAVSSEERGVASHG
- a CDS encoding ABC transporter ATP-binding protein, translating into MKQGIELDHVTRIVDGETYLSNISMTLEPGGFYVLLGRTRAGKTSLLRLLAGLDRPTTGTVKQDGMDVTRRAAGQRNVAMVYQQFVNYPSLTVYENIASPLRLRKTVSQEEIDRKVRETAKKLRLDALLQRLPAELSGGQQQRTAMARALAKDADLLLLDEPLANLDYKLREEMRVEIRRLFQGRHDAVVVYATADPVEALLLGGNIVVIDEGQVIQRGATLDVYHAPATERVGEVFSDPQMNVLPADVTDGAQKQIRFADDVQFPLPAHLKELPASTYRLGIRANHVRLTQGAESDIRVPAHVEIAETSGSETLVHATHGKTTLTAQVEGVIRVAPGTKIDLYLDAGRLFAFEKNGRLAAAAPRTAMTAPKD